The following nucleotide sequence is from Azospirillum brasilense.
GCAACAAGCGGCGTCTACGCCATTCGTCCCGCTGGGCAGGAGGGGTGATTCCTGCGCAATTATCGCGACGACCTGTCGCGCTGTGGATCGCCGGACGTCTGGAGGACGACATAGCGCCGAAAGAAATCGAGGCGGCTTCGAGAACACGATGGCGCAGCAGATCGAAGCCGCCGAGGTTTATCGTGCGCTTGGCCGTCTTCAGCTTGCTGATCTGCCGTTCCACCAGTCCGGTGCTCCACGGCAAGGCCAACGCCGCGCGCACCGCCGCCAAATGGCACTTGGTGCCTGCGGCGAAGGCGCGTTCGGTTGCATTGATCTCGTTGTCCTCGGTCACGACCAGCCCCCGGTGCCGTGAGTAATTCCACCGGGAGACCGCTACTCCGGATGGCGAAGTGGGGATAATTTGGTTCCGTGACCGTGCCCAGAGCATGCCGCTGGAGCCTAATCTTCCCTCAAGGGAGATCCCATGACTACTAGAGCATTTTCCAGTTACTCCGGCTCATAGCCAGCGGCAGTAAAGTAGTTGGCGCATTCGTTGGGAGGGAACTCATTGAGAAGTTGGCCGATGGTTTGCCAAAGGGCCTCCTTGGTTCGGGCTGCGGCCTTCCTCAGGAGCGCCTTGAGCTTGGCGAAGGCGTTCTCAATGGGGTTGAAGTCCGGCGAATAGGGCGGCAGGAGCAGGAGGTGTGCGCCGGTGGCGGTGATCGCCGCCCGCACCGCCGCGCTCTTGTGGGCCGGCAGGTTGTCCATGATCACGACATCGCCCGCTTGCAGCGTCGGGCACAGGACCTGCTCGACGTAGGCCAGGAACCACCGCCCGGTCATCGGCCCATCCAGCACCATCGGTGCTGTGAAGCCGCTCAGGCGCAGACCGGCGACGAAGGTGGTGGTCTTCCAGTGCCCATGCGGGATGCCGGCGCGCAGCCGCTCGCCGCGGGCGCAACGCCCGTACAGGCGGGCCATCTTGGTCGAGGCGCCGGTCTCGTCGAGGAACACCAGCTTGGTCGGATCAAGGTCGGGCTGCGCCTCAAACCACGCCTCCCGTGCCGCGGCGACGTCCGCGCGGTCCTGCTCGGCCGCATGCGCGGTTTTTTTTAAATGTGATGCCGCGCGCGGCGAAGAAGCGCCACAGCGTGCCAATGCTGGCGGACGCGCCGCGCTCCTCACGCAGGCGCGCCTGCAACTCGGCCAAGGTGAGGTGGGGCGTCACCGCGACGAGACCGAGCAAGAACGCCGCATGAGCATCGAGCTTCGAGCCGCGCGGCGGGCCTTGACGCCGCGCCGCCGTCTCGCCGGTGCTGCGTGCCCGGCGCACCCACACGATCGCCGTGGCGATGCCAACCTGGTAGCGCGCAGCGGCTTGCCGGGCCGACAGGCCATCCGCCACCGCCTTCAACACGCGATCCCGCAAATACCTGGCTGTAGGCTCGGGCCATGCTGATCCTCCATCCGCCAAGGACGGTGAATCACGCAGCCCAGTCGCCGTAAATTCCTCCTGAATCGGTAACTCCTGAAAGGGCTCTAGCGAACTGCCTCCGCGTGTGCAGGAAAAGCTATTCCAGATCGTTAGGCTGCTGGCCCGTATCGCCGCACAGGAAACGATCAAAAAGGTCAAAGTCCCCGAGCCTGATCCGCCAAAGCCAAAATCCAGGAAAAGAAAATTACACAAGGAAAACGGCCTTGCGTAGCTTCAGGGGCGTTTCCCGGCCGCTTACGGCCCGACAGTGAGGTGTCCGCCACTAGGCACAGGCATTCGCGCGTGAAGTCGTCCACCACCGCCAGGATGCGGAAGTGGCGGCCGTCATTAGGGCGTCGCTGGCGAAGTCCAGCGACCAGTGCTGGTTCAGCCCCTAGGGCACGGCGCGCGGGGCTCGTGTGCCTAGGGCTCGCTTGCGGTCACCGCGCCGGCGCACCGGCAGACCCTCCTCGCAGTAGATCCGCAGTGGCTTCCTGGCATTCACTCCCAAA
It contains:
- a CDS encoding IS630 family transposase (programmed frameshift) produces the protein MADGGSAWPEPTARYLRDRVLKAVADGLSARQAAARYQVGIATAIVWVRRARSTGETAARRQGPPRGSKLDAHAAFLLGLVAVTPHLTLAELQARLREERGASASIGTLWRFFAARGITFKKKTAHAAEQDRADVAAAREAWFEAQPDLDPTKLVFLDETGASTKMARLYGRCARGERLRAGIPHGHWKTTTFVAGLRLSGFTAPMVLDGPMTGRWFLAYVEQVLCPTLQAGDVVIMDNLPAHKSAAVRAAITATGAHLLLLPPYSPDFNPIENAFAKLKALLRKAAARTKEALWQTIGQLLNEFPPNECANYFTAAGYEPE